A genomic window from Deltaproteobacteria bacterium includes:
- a CDS encoding XRE family transcriptional regulator, with translation MTHNEGMDTAAEGLKIGRIVKELRHKKQITLQDLAARTGIPKSVLAEIESGEVVPPVATLLKLAKAFNAGMASFFEEEAAGMKISVTRSGERIRIKRRPHHHEGEVDYIYESLETHKTDKHMEPLLVEFQPLDTGDMVFTNHEGEEFVFVLEGRLEFRTDDRVEILQPGDTLYFESDINHSFRSLDENPVRAIAVVWSKV, from the coding sequence ATGACACACAATGAAGGTATGGACACGGCTGCTGAGGGACTGAAAATAGGACGCATTGTGAAAGAACTCCGACACAAAAAGCAGATCACCTTGCAGGATCTGGCAGCCAGGACCGGCATTCCAAAGTCTGTTTTAGCCGAGATTGAAAGTGGTGAAGTAGTCCCCCCCGTGGCGACGCTTCTGAAACTGGCGAAGGCTTTCAATGCAGGCATGGCTTCTTTCTTTGAGGAGGAAGCGGCCGGCATGAAAATATCAGTCACCCGGAGCGGGGAAAGGATCAGGATTAAGCGACGGCCGCATCACCACGAAGGGGAGGTCGATTATATCTATGAATCCCTTGAGACACATAAAACCGACAAGCATATGGAACCCCTCCTGGTCGAGTTTCAACCTTTAGATACGGGTGACATGGTATTTACAAATCACGAAGGGGAAGAATTCGTATTTGTTCTCGAAGGACGACTGGAATTCCGGACTGACGACCGGGTGGAAATACTCCAGCCGGGTGACACACTCTATTTTGAATCGGACATAAATCACAGTTTTCGATCTCTGGACGAAAACCCGGTCAGGGCAATCGCTGTAGTATGGAG